A genomic stretch from Pristiophorus japonicus isolate sPriJap1 chromosome 6, sPriJap1.hap1, whole genome shotgun sequence includes:
- the cox7b gene encoding cytochrome c oxidase subunit 7B, mitochondrial, giving the protein MVPLTRSLLSLSGRSIRQIVARQAHQKIGPDFHDKFGNVILLGGLVFCVSIWGYVATQTGLTWNFSPIGKITPQEWREN; this is encoded by the exons ATGGTGCCTTTGACCAGGAGTCTGTTGTCCCTATCGG GTCGGAGTATTCGCCAAATTGTAGCAAGACAAGCTCACCAGAAAATTGGTCCTGACTTCCATGACAAATTTGGAAATGTTATCCTTTTGGGAGGTCTAGTATTCTGTGTTTCGATCTGGGGTTAT GTTGCCACACAGACTGGGCTCACCTGGAACTTTTCGCCTATTGGCAAGATCACCCCTCAAGAATGGCGGGAAAACTAG